In Streptomyces sp. NBC_01707, a genomic segment contains:
- a CDS encoding iron chaperone → MDKEVRDYIDGIPAEHRPLFDRLHRLILEAHPGAAVVISYRIPTYKVGGRRLHVGAWNHGVSLYGWQQGRDAGFATRHPALISGRATIRLRPEDAASLPDDELRDLARAALDD, encoded by the coding sequence GTGGACAAGGAAGTGCGCGACTACATCGACGGCATCCCGGCCGAGCACCGTCCGCTGTTCGACCGGCTGCACCGGCTGATCCTCGAGGCGCACCCGGGGGCAGCCGTGGTCATCTCCTACAGGATCCCCACCTACAAGGTCGGCGGCCGCAGGCTCCATGTCGGCGCATGGAACCACGGAGTGTCCCTCTACGGTTGGCAGCAAGGCCGCGACGCCGGTTTCGCCACCCGCCACCCCGCGCTCATCTCAGGCAGGGCGACCATCCGGCTACGGCCCGAGGACGCGGCTTCTCTCCCGGACGACGAACTCCGTGACCTGGCGCGGGCGGCCTTGGACGACTGA